A DNA window from Dendrosporobacter quercicolus contains the following coding sequences:
- the pduL gene encoding phosphate propanoyltransferase codes for MMEKAMIEEIVAKVLAAISSKTLEAAEADSGIPVGVSNRHIHLSAEHAAVLFGCGHELTYDRDLKQTGEFAAKETVTLVGPKGIIRGVRVLGPIRASTQIEISRTDGFSLGIKPPVRDSGNIAGSAGVVVVGAKGAITLEEGVICAARHIHISDTDAGQLKVSDGSRVKVAVNGERGAVLHNVLVRVRPGFRREFHIDTDEANALGLSNGQLVTLAGEEKQEVADYGVRMADVGCLAAATGKPLAPAAAPPKTPAVPGKKTVLAAAAVKNAAVSGAKSLTLPPGTLVTPLARDIASEYAIELIYFTR; via the coding sequence ATGATGGAGAAAGCAATGATCGAGGAAATCGTGGCCAAAGTTTTAGCAGCAATTTCCAGCAAAACACTTGAGGCGGCTGAAGCGGATTCGGGTATTCCCGTGGGTGTTTCAAACCGCCATATCCACCTCTCGGCCGAACATGCAGCAGTGCTGTTTGGCTGTGGGCATGAATTAACCTATGACCGGGATCTGAAGCAAACCGGCGAATTTGCCGCGAAGGAAACGGTTACCTTGGTTGGACCCAAAGGAATCATTCGCGGCGTCCGGGTGCTGGGGCCTATCCGGGCTTCAACGCAAATTGAGATATCACGGACGGACGGTTTTAGCCTGGGCATTAAACCGCCGGTTCGCGATTCCGGTAATATCGCCGGTTCGGCGGGGGTTGTTGTGGTCGGCGCGAAAGGCGCAATAACGCTCGAGGAGGGAGTTATCTGCGCTGCCCGGCACATTCATATCAGCGATACCGATGCCGGACAGCTTAAGGTTTCTGACGGCAGCCGGGTCAAAGTGGCTGTGAACGGGGAACGGGGCGCTGTTTTGCACAATGTGCTGGTGCGGGTACGCCCCGGTTTCCGGAGAGAGTTTCACATTGACACCGACGAAGCCAACGCGCTGGGGCTGAGCAATGGTCAGCTGGTAACTTTGGCCGGGGAGGAAAAGCAGGAGGTTGCCGACTATGGCGTTAGAATGGCAGACGTGGGCTGTCTGGCGGCTGCGACCGGCAAGCCTCTGGCTCCGGCGGCCGCTCCGCCAAAGACGCCGGCCGTCCCGGGGAAAAAAACAGTGCTGGCGGCGGCGGCGGTAAAAAACGCCGCGGTGAGCGGAGCGAAGTCTTTAACATTGCCGCCGGGGACGCTGGTTACCCCCCTGGCCAGGGATATCGCCAGCGAGTACGCGATTGAATTGATATACTTTACCCGGTAG
- a CDS encoding EutN/CcmL family microcompartment protein, producing the protein MWVGTVIGTLVATPKDDSLTGCKLLIVQPSSFGQKGQTSPVVAVDTIGAGTGENVLVVEGSSARHATGRPQSAVDAAIVGIIDNIEINNDLLEE; encoded by the coding sequence ATGTGGGTGGGAACGGTTATCGGCACACTGGTGGCCACGCCGAAGGATGACAGTCTGACCGGCTGCAAGCTGCTGATTGTTCAGCCGTCAAGCTTCGGGCAAAAAGGGCAGACATCTCCGGTTGTTGCGGTGGACACGATTGGCGCGGGCACCGGCGAAAACGTGCTGGTGGTGGAAGGCAGTTCGGCCCGGCATGCAACAGGCCGGCCGCAGTCCGCAGTTGATGCGGCGATTGTCGGCATCATCGACAATATTGAAATAAATAACGATTTGCTCGAGGAGTAG
- a CDS encoding cob(I)yrinic acid a,c-diamide adenosyltransferase, with protein sequence MKVYTKTGDGGQTSLLSKQRVDKDHDRVNAYGTVDEASAAMGLARALCNKDWAVEMIQNIQAELILLNADLATDAITADSELRIKAGHVTRLENMIDSLELKRIPQPYFITPGDTVVSAALDLARTIVRRAERLVVTLKRTQSVSPQVPLYLNRLSDLLYVLARCVEQEELIQTVAARVNRILAEKPAGRGVEAADVMAQAEKIVAAARQGAGSSVSILDTARKVMAAAEQKAREIGVPMVIAVVDAGGNLVAQNRMDGALLGSISLALDKAYTAAALNMSTDTAASLAVPGQPLYGLNTAGTGRFVVFGGGFPLLSKGELIGGIGVSGGTVDEDMIVARAGLAAWQ encoded by the coding sequence ATGAAAGTTTATACAAAAACTGGCGATGGCGGTCAAACCAGCTTGTTATCCAAGCAGCGGGTTGATAAGGATCATGACCGGGTGAATGCCTATGGAACGGTGGACGAGGCCAGTGCGGCGATGGGTCTGGCCAGGGCTTTGTGCAACAAAGACTGGGCAGTGGAAATGATTCAAAACATCCAGGCCGAACTTATTTTGCTAAACGCTGATTTGGCCACTGACGCCATAACCGCCGACAGTGAATTGAGGATTAAGGCCGGACATGTGACCAGACTTGAAAATATGATTGACTCACTGGAGTTAAAGCGTATTCCTCAGCCGTATTTCATTACGCCCGGGGATACCGTAGTCAGCGCGGCTTTGGATTTAGCCCGTACGATTGTCCGCCGGGCCGAGCGGCTGGTGGTTACGCTGAAGCGAACCCAATCGGTATCGCCCCAGGTACCGCTGTATTTAAACCGTCTGTCTGATTTGCTGTATGTTTTGGCCCGCTGTGTTGAACAGGAAGAACTCATTCAGACAGTCGCAGCCAGGGTAAATCGGATTTTAGCGGAAAAACCAGCCGGGCGCGGCGTTGAAGCCGCCGATGTTATGGCCCAGGCGGAAAAAATTGTCGCTGCCGCCCGTCAGGGCGCCGGTTCTTCAGTGAGCATTTTAGATACAGCCAGGAAAGTAATGGCCGCGGCCGAGCAGAAAGCAAGGGAGATCGGCGTGCCAATGGTGATAGCCGTAGTTGATGCCGGCGGTAATTTAGTAGCCCAGAACCGGATGGACGGCGCTCTGCTGGGCAGTATTTCACTGGCCCTGGATAAAGCTTATACTGCAGCCGCTCTCAACATGTCAACAGATACGGCTGCTTCGCTGGCTGTGCCGGGACAGCCGCTTTATGGCTTAAATACGGCTGGGACCGGCCGGTTTGTCGTTTTCGGCGGCGGCTTCCCGCTGCTGAGTAAGGGCGAATTGATTGGCGGCATTGGCGTAAGCGGCGGGACGGTCGACGAAGATATGATTGTTGCCCGGGCCGGACTGGCTGCCTGGCAATAA
- a CDS encoding aldehyde dehydrogenase family protein: MAIDQTLIERITAEVLAKMQGPAASAPRDGVFATVDEAVAAARTAQKQLAALSIEQREKLITAMREAARENARLLAEMAVEESGMGNVQDKVIKNKLTADKTPGTEDLVTHAWSGDHGLTLVEMGPYGVIGSITPTTNPAATVICNGIGMIAAGNAVFFSPHPKARNTSLKTIRLLNDAIVKAGGPPNLLTSLANPTIEAANEMMKHPKINMLVATGGPGVVKTVLSSGKKAIGAGAGNPPAVVDETADIEKAARDIVSGASFDNNLPCIAEKEVIAVGSIADKLIAYMQKYGAYLISGRQVDDLIQIIMTAQEEKIAPGCTDKPKKVYGINKDYVGKDAAFILGKLGINAPAGTKLIICETGPDHPFVVEELMMPVLPVVQVKDIDAAIDLAVKVEHGNRHTAIMHSKNVDHLTRLAKAIETTIFVKNAPSYAGIGVGGEGYATFTIAGPTGEGLTAPRSFTRQRRCTLVDAFSIV, from the coding sequence ATGGCTATTGATCAAACATTAATTGAACGAATTACAGCAGAGGTACTGGCTAAGATGCAGGGGCCGGCAGCCAGTGCGCCCAGGGACGGCGTCTTTGCCACGGTGGACGAGGCTGTAGCTGCGGCCCGTACGGCACAAAAGCAGCTGGCCGCCTTATCGATTGAACAGCGGGAAAAGCTGATCACGGCAATGCGTGAGGCTGCCCGCGAAAATGCCAGGCTGCTGGCCGAGATGGCTGTGGAAGAGTCAGGCATGGGCAATGTACAGGATAAAGTAATTAAAAATAAACTGACTGCCGATAAAACGCCGGGAACGGAAGATCTGGTCACTCATGCCTGGAGCGGCGACCATGGTTTGACTCTAGTCGAAATGGGACCATATGGGGTAATAGGTTCAATTACCCCCACAACCAATCCGGCGGCTACGGTAATTTGCAACGGTATTGGCATGATTGCCGCCGGCAATGCGGTCTTTTTCAGCCCGCATCCCAAAGCCAGGAATACCTCGCTAAAAACCATCCGGTTATTAAACGACGCAATTGTCAAGGCCGGCGGTCCGCCAAATCTATTGACAAGTTTGGCCAATCCCACAATTGAAGCCGCCAATGAGATGATGAAACACCCCAAGATCAATATGCTGGTGGCCACCGGCGGGCCCGGCGTGGTAAAAACCGTGTTGTCTTCGGGGAAAAAGGCAATTGGCGCGGGTGCGGGGAATCCTCCGGCAGTTGTTGATGAAACGGCGGATATTGAAAAGGCGGCCCGGGACATTGTCAGCGGCGCTTCTTTTGATAACAACCTGCCGTGCATTGCGGAAAAAGAAGTCATCGCCGTTGGCAGTATTGCGGATAAGCTCATTGCCTATATGCAAAAATATGGCGCATATCTTATTTCCGGCCGTCAGGTTGATGATTTAATTCAAATCATCATGACCGCCCAGGAGGAGAAAATTGCACCGGGCTGCACCGATAAACCCAAAAAGGTTTATGGCATCAACAAAGATTATGTGGGCAAAGATGCCGCGTTTATTCTGGGCAAGCTGGGAATAAACGCACCGGCCGGCACGAAATTAATTATTTGTGAAACCGGCCCGGATCACCCGTTTGTCGTTGAAGAACTGATGATGCCGGTCTTGCCGGTTGTTCAGGTCAAAGATATTGATGCGGCCATTGACCTGGCGGTAAAAGTGGAGCATGGCAACCGTCACACAGCCATTATGCATTCCAAGAATGTCGATCACCTGACCCGTCTGGCCAAAGCCATTGAAACAACCATTTTTGTCAAAAATGCTCCCTCTTATGCCGGCATCGGCGTAGGCGGCGAAGGCTATGCGACTTTTACCATTGCCGGTCCGACCGGTGAAGGCCTGACCGCGCCCAGAAGCTTTACCCGTCAGCGCCGGTGCACGCTTGTTGATGCCTTCTCCATTGTTTAA
- the ilvB gene encoding biosynthetic-type acetolactate synthase large subunit, which produces MEMIGAQAVIESLKHEGVEVVFGYPGGAVLTLYDALYKSDFPHVLARHEQGAVHAADGYARATGKVGVCFATSGPGGTNLVTGIATAYMDSVPLVAITGQVGVALIGKDSFQEADICGITTPVTKHNYLVKKAQDLPRILKEAFYIARTGRPGPVVVDISKDVFNAVLDFQYPAAVMLRGYSGDCRGKEADVAAAMAALQSAQKPLLFIGGGVNISDTSEYLRQFINITGIPVITSLMGLGCMPSDDRLNLGMVGMHGTYAANMATTECDVLAGIGVRFDDRVTGLVAEFAPKARVIHFDVDPAEINKNVRVDLRVVGDLKWSLPLLCRQTAGWNNDLTPWQEQVLNWKRDNPLVYRQSTDRIMPQQVIETVSRLAGPEDIIVTDVGQHQMWTAQFYSFRSPRSFMTSGGLGTMGYGLPAAIGVQVGKPDKKVILISGDGSIMMNCQELATAANNGFAVKTIVMNNQVLGMVTQWQRMFYNKRYSQSQLQGRTDLVKLAEAMGVTGFRITKPADLESILARALAAAGPVLVDVQLPEAEDVLPMVPAGGRLDQMILGG; this is translated from the coding sequence GTGGAGATGATTGGAGCTCAGGCTGTCATTGAGAGCCTGAAACATGAAGGGGTCGAAGTGGTTTTCGGTTATCCCGGCGGAGCAGTTTTAACGCTGTACGACGCTTTATATAAATCGGATTTCCCTCACGTGCTGGCCCGCCATGAGCAGGGGGCGGTGCACGCAGCCGACGGGTATGCCCGGGCTACCGGAAAAGTGGGTGTTTGCTTTGCAACTTCAGGACCGGGCGGGACAAATTTGGTTACCGGAATTGCGACCGCGTATATGGACTCAGTACCGCTGGTGGCCATTACCGGGCAGGTAGGCGTAGCGCTGATTGGTAAAGACTCATTTCAGGAAGCCGATATTTGCGGGATAACAACGCCGGTTACCAAGCATAATTATTTGGTAAAAAAGGCGCAGGATTTGCCCCGGATATTAAAAGAAGCATTTTATATTGCCAGAACGGGCCGGCCCGGTCCGGTTGTTGTGGATATTTCGAAAGATGTATTTAATGCCGTCCTGGACTTTCAGTACCCGGCGGCGGTGATGCTGAGAGGCTACTCCGGCGACTGCCGGGGGAAGGAGGCGGACGTTGCTGCGGCGATGGCTGCTTTGCAGTCGGCGCAAAAGCCGCTGCTTTTTATTGGCGGAGGGGTCAATATTTCGGATACGTCAGAGTATCTGCGACAGTTTATTAACATTACCGGCATTCCGGTAATTACCAGCTTAATGGGACTGGGCTGTATGCCGTCCGATGACCGGCTGAATCTGGGGATGGTGGGCATGCACGGTACTTACGCCGCCAATATGGCCACAACCGAGTGTGATGTGCTGGCCGGTATCGGGGTGCGGTTTGACGACAGGGTAACCGGCCTGGTGGCCGAGTTTGCGCCCAAAGCGAGGGTCATCCATTTTGATGTTGATCCGGCTGAGATCAATAAGAACGTCCGGGTGGATTTAAGGGTGGTGGGCGATTTGAAATGGTCGCTGCCGTTATTATGCCGGCAGACTGCGGGCTGGAACAATGATTTAACCCCCTGGCAGGAACAGGTGCTCAACTGGAAGCGCGACAACCCGCTGGTGTACCGGCAGAGTACCGACCGGATTATGCCGCAGCAGGTCATTGAGACGGTCAGCAGGCTGGCCGGCCCGGAGGATATCATTGTGACAGATGTCGGCCAGCATCAGATGTGGACGGCGCAGTTCTATTCCTTTCGTTCGCCGCGCAGTTTTATGACCTCCGGCGGGCTGGGTACGATGGGTTACGGCTTGCCCGCCGCTATTGGCGTTCAAGTGGGCAAGCCGGATAAGAAGGTCATCCTGATTAGCGGCGACGGCAGTATTATGATGAACTGCCAGGAATTGGCCACGGCTGCCAATAATGGTTTTGCCGTTAAGACCATTGTGATGAATAATCAGGTGCTGGGGATGGTTACCCAGTGGCAGCGGATGTTCTATAACAAACGATATTCACAGTCCCAGCTGCAGGGCCGGACTGATCTGGTCAAATTGGCGGAGGCAATGGGGGTAACCGGATTCAGAATAACCAAACCGGCAGATCTGGAGTCCATCCTGGCGCGGGCCTTGGCTGCCGCCGGGCCGGTACTGGTCGATGTACAGCTGCCGGAGGCTGAGGATGTGCTGCCGATGGTTCCGGCGGGGGGCCGGCTGGATCAAATGATTCTTGGAGGTTGA
- the ilvN gene encoding acetolactate synthase small subunit, whose translation MKYTLAVLVENRPGVLTHISGLISRRAFNIESIAAGHTEEADTTRITIDVEVDDEIELEQVVNQLSKLIDVIKIVNLTHVNPIQRELVLIKVRANPVTRSDIVNIVDIFRAKIVDVNRETMVIELTGEQRKIDALCEVLRDYEVIEIARTGKIALSRGPVAAKLM comes from the coding sequence ATGAAGTATACCTTAGCCGTCCTGGTTGAAAACCGCCCCGGAGTGCTTACGCATATCTCCGGACTGATCAGCCGCCGGGCGTTTAATATTGAAAGCATCGCCGCCGGTCATACGGAAGAGGCTGATACCACCAGAATTACCATTGATGTGGAAGTGGATGATGAAATCGAACTGGAGCAGGTGGTAAACCAGTTGTCCAAATTGATTGATGTTATAAAAATAGTCAACCTGACGCATGTTAATCCTATTCAGCGTGAACTGGTTTTGATCAAGGTTCGGGCCAACCCGGTTACCCGGTCCGATATTGTCAATATTGTCGATATTTTTCGCGCCAAAATTGTGGATGTCAATCGTGAGACAATGGTCATTGAGCTTACGGGCGAGCAGCGGAAAATTGACGCGCTATGCGAGGTTCTGAGAGATTATGAGGTGATTGAAATCGCCCGGACGGGGAAAATCGCCCTGTCCCGCGGACCGGTCGCCGCTAAATTAATGTAG
- a CDS encoding proton-conducting transporter membrane subunit, producing MVVAEWAAAAFIAGLSCLLFGSVAPLLASGRQRTANWLAHGSACGGGLCAALAALLVLLGPAKIDIAAWEILPGLSWRLQVDELSAFFLLVISFLVAVVAVFSLGYVTKYYGKKNIAYLGGLFNAFALSMVAVVTVTSSVTFLIAWEVMSLVSFLLVMFEHEKAPVRTAGYIYLVMTHIATAFITLAFLILFGYTGSVDFSGYKQQLLAIPGYLKNLIFLLCLVGFGAKAGLIPLHVWLPRAHPVAPSNISALMSAVMLKTAIYGLLRIVCDFFGGGPAWWGGLLLVLGLISAILGILMAIAENDLKRFLAYSSTENMGIILAAFGAALLFQAYHQPVLAATALTAALFHILSHSWFKSLLFMGAGAVLFAAHTKNINELGGLIRRMPWTAGLFLLGGLSLAALPPLSGVVSEWLVLQSMFHLAFALDSLWLQAGGAAAVALLALTGAFAAGGIIKHFGTAFLAMPRSQAAAEAAEVPLPLRLGMGLAAVPLLLGGILPGAVLSLTNRITEVYFAEQIGGPIWSVAPFNGPDGAGLTVAVIGFAGAALLAAGLLLLKRRFGPSRVTVDETWNCGGRLYPDMAYTGTGFSHPVLVIFQRVMGLSRRVEVEEKYRYYPQKIKHSLAVNANIETLLYRPLIAGLLYLSQRLRTVQNGNLQNYLAYMVGALVIALIWTR from the coding sequence ATGGTAGTGGCTGAGTGGGCGGCGGCAGCGTTTATCGCCGGTTTGAGTTGCTTGTTGTTTGGCAGTGTCGCTCCGTTACTGGCGAGTGGGCGGCAGCGGACCGCCAACTGGCTGGCGCACGGCAGCGCCTGCGGGGGAGGGCTGTGCGCCGCTCTGGCGGCGCTGCTGGTTTTACTGGGGCCGGCAAAAATCGATATTGCGGCCTGGGAGATCCTGCCGGGTTTAAGCTGGCGCTTACAAGTGGACGAATTGTCGGCTTTTTTCTTATTGGTTATTTCTTTCCTGGTGGCAGTGGTTGCCGTTTTTTCTCTGGGTTATGTCACTAAGTATTATGGCAAAAAAAACATTGCTTATCTTGGCGGTTTGTTCAATGCCTTTGCTTTATCAATGGTTGCGGTGGTAACGGTGACAAGTTCGGTGACTTTTCTGATCGCCTGGGAAGTCATGTCGCTGGTATCCTTTTTACTGGTGATGTTTGAGCACGAAAAAGCGCCGGTCCGGACGGCGGGTTATATTTATCTGGTGATGACCCATATTGCCACTGCGTTTATTACCTTAGCGTTTTTAATTCTGTTTGGTTATACGGGCAGTGTTGATTTCAGCGGCTATAAACAGCAGCTTCTGGCTATACCCGGGTATTTGAAAAACCTGATCTTCTTGCTGTGCCTGGTCGGGTTTGGGGCCAAAGCCGGCCTTATTCCCCTGCATGTGTGGCTGCCCAGGGCTCATCCGGTCGCTCCCAGCAATATCTCGGCGTTAATGTCGGCGGTAATGCTGAAAACGGCAATTTACGGCTTGCTGCGCATCGTCTGTGATTTTTTTGGCGGCGGGCCAGCCTGGTGGGGCGGTTTGCTGCTGGTTTTGGGGCTGATTTCAGCAATTCTGGGGATTTTGATGGCAATCGCTGAAAATGATTTGAAACGCTTTCTGGCTTACAGCAGTACGGAAAACATGGGGATTATCTTAGCGGCTTTTGGGGCGGCGCTGTTATTTCAGGCTTATCATCAGCCTGTATTGGCGGCAACGGCGCTTACGGCGGCTTTATTTCATATCTTAAGTCATTCCTGGTTTAAGAGCCTGCTGTTTATGGGGGCGGGTGCGGTTTTATTCGCCGCGCATACCAAAAATATTAATGAACTGGGCGGTCTGATCAGGCGCATGCCCTGGACTGCCGGCTTATTTTTGCTGGGCGGGCTGTCGCTGGCCGCCTTGCCGCCTTTGAGCGGCGTGGTTAGCGAATGGCTGGTGTTACAATCCATGTTTCATTTGGCCTTTGCCCTGGACAGCTTATGGCTCCAGGCCGGCGGGGCGGCGGCGGTGGCGCTGCTGGCTCTGACCGGAGCTTTTGCCGCCGGCGGGATCATCAAGCATTTTGGCACCGCTTTTTTGGCAATGCCCCGCAGCCAGGCCGCGGCTGAAGCGGCCGAAGTGCCGCTGCCGCTGCGGCTTGGCATGGGTCTGGCGGCAGTACCGCTCCTTTTAGGGGGGATATTGCCGGGCGCGGTTTTAAGCTTAACCAACCGGATTACGGAAGTTTATTTCGCCGAACAGATTGGCGGGCCGATATGGTCGGTTGCCCCGTTTAACGGGCCGGACGGCGCTGGGCTGACAGTAGCCGTTATCGGTTTTGCCGGTGCTGCGCTGCTGGCGGCGGGTTTGCTGCTGCTGAAGCGCAGGTTTGGCCCCAGCCGCGTTACGGTCGATGAAACCTGGAATTGCGGCGGCCGTCTTTATCCGGATATGGCCTATACAGGCACAGGGTTTTCGCATCCGGTGCTGGTTATTTTCCAAAGGGTGATGGGACTAAGCCGCCGGGTTGAGGTGGAAGAAAAATACCGCTACTATCCGCAGAAGATCAAACATTCTTTAGCAGTTAACGCCAATATCGAGACGCTGCTGTACCGGCCGCTGATTGCCGGCCTGCTGTATCTGTCGCAACGCCTGCGGACGGTTCAGAATGGCAATTTGCAAAATTATCTGGCTTATATGGTTGGAGCGCTGGTAATCGCTCTAATTTGGACGAGGTAG
- a CDS encoding respiratory chain complex I subunit 1 family protein — MMEQMLAAILQLGLLLLLAPLVQGVIKKVKARLQNRIGAGVLQPYYDIYKYFGKDAVISEHACWLTRFTPYLSFFTVLAAGLLLPMVWINAPLSGAGDMVIIVYLFALIRFFTALTALDAGSAFGGMGASREMALSAIAEPALFLAALAVLLDSGTTKLAPAIAGIVSQNLSWLNPAYGLAGLAMLIVVIAETGRIPVDNPDTHLELTMIHEGMLLEYSGRYLGLMVWTAQIKQLLVLTLFIDLFFPWGIAMTAAPAELAAAAGAYLLKLLLLGGVLALIETAYAKIRLFQVPKLLASSMALSLLAIIAGIAG; from the coding sequence ATGATGGAACAAATGCTGGCGGCGATCCTTCAACTGGGGTTGTTATTATTGCTGGCCCCCCTGGTGCAGGGCGTGATTAAAAAGGTCAAGGCCCGGCTGCAAAACAGAATAGGGGCCGGTGTTTTGCAGCCGTATTATGATATCTATAAGTATTTTGGCAAAGATGCCGTTATCTCCGAACATGCTTGCTGGCTGACCAGATTTACGCCGTATCTCAGCTTTTTTACAGTGCTGGCGGCCGGCCTGCTGCTGCCCATGGTGTGGATTAACGCCCCCTTGTCCGGGGCGGGCGATATGGTTATTATTGTTTATTTGTTTGCTTTAATCCGGTTTTTTACGGCGCTTACCGCTCTGGATGCCGGCAGCGCCTTTGGCGGGATGGGAGCCAGCCGGGAAATGGCGTTATCGGCCATTGCCGAGCCGGCTTTGTTTCTGGCGGCGCTGGCGGTACTGCTGGACAGCGGGACCACCAAACTGGCGCCGGCCATTGCCGGCATTGTCAGCCAGAATTTAAGCTGGCTGAACCCGGCGTACGGTCTCGCCGGCCTGGCCATGCTGATTGTCGTGATTGCCGAAACCGGCCGGATTCCGGTCGATAATCCGGACACTCATTTAGAACTGACAATGATCCATGAAGGCATGCTGCTGGAATATTCGGGCCGGTATCTGGGGTTGATGGTATGGACGGCGCAAATTAAGCAGCTGCTGGTGCTGACCCTGTTTATTGATTTGTTTTTTCCCTGGGGAATCGCCATGACTGCTGCGCCGGCTGAGCTGGCGGCGGCGGCCGGCGCTTACCTGCTGAAATTATTGCTGTTAGGGGGCGTTTTGGCGCTGATTGAGACAGCTTATGCTAAAATACGCTTGTTTCAGGTACCCAAGCTGCTGGCATCGTCGATGGCTTTATCTTTGCTGGCGATTATTGCGGGAATTGCCGGCTGA
- a CDS encoding hydrogenase, whose protein sequence is MDWLVSAGLLVSTLLLFKIRKISDSVGIIAFQSALLALVAVIMWHRTGITHLLVAAGLTFTVKTVLIPAILYYTLKKTDSRQVVERNSSAHVSLLWATVLVVAGYYAAGELKLPGTVYGEYYLSTSISLILLGTFTMIEHKEAITQAIGLIVIENGLFLITQSISYGMPLIVELGILFDLLVSAAIIAGLAFRIHSTFASLDTGKMQNLKG, encoded by the coding sequence ATGGATTGGCTTGTTTCCGCCGGCCTGTTGGTCAGCACGCTGTTATTATTTAAAATACGGAAAATCAGCGACTCTGTAGGCATTATTGCTTTTCAGTCGGCGCTATTGGCGTTGGTGGCGGTTATTATGTGGCATCGAACAGGCATTACCCACCTGCTGGTGGCGGCCGGCCTGACGTTTACCGTGAAAACGGTCTTAATTCCGGCCATTTTATATTATACGCTGAAAAAAACGGACTCCAGGCAGGTGGTGGAGCGTAATTCCTCGGCGCATGTATCGCTGCTGTGGGCGACGGTGTTGGTTGTGGCGGGCTATTATGCCGCCGGAGAGCTTAAATTGCCGGGAACGGTTTATGGCGAATACTATCTGTCTACTTCGATTAGCCTCATTTTGCTGGGGACCTTCACTATGATTGAGCATAAAGAGGCCATTACCCAGGCCATTGGGCTGATTGTCATTGAAAACGGATTGTTTTTAATTACCCAGTCCATCAGCTATGGAATGCCGTTAATTGTGGAATTAGGGATATTATTCGATTTGCTGGTATCAGCGGCGATTATTGCCGGCCTGGCTTTCCGCATCCACTCGACGTTTGCCAGTCTGGATACCGGGAAGATGCAGAATTTGAAGGGGTGA